A single region of the Pseudoxanthobacter soli DSM 19599 genome encodes:
- a CDS encoding 8-oxoguanine deaminase: MTTLLAKNATVLVTMDDERRELRDAGLFARDGIIVAVGPADTLPETADEVIDLSGQIVLPGLVNCHHHLDQVLTRNLPAAQDTNLFPWLKAHYRIWASRTPEASRTATIVGAAELALSGCTTLFDHAYVFQNGCRVDDQIAAAREIGIRFVVSRGSMSLGESRGGLPPDSCVEDEDAILADCERVVARYHETGPGAMTQIVLAPCSPFSVTPELMRESAGMARRLGVRLHTHLCETIDEERFTLERFGMRPVDYLETLDWAGGDVWYAHAIHVNDDEIRRFAHRGTGVCHCPSSNMRLASGIAPVRQYLDAGVKVGLGVDGSASNDANHMLNEARMAMLLARLRLGLPPPAGPDNPLPTSHPDRAHEWMKAREILEVATRGGAAVLGRDDIGALQPGKCADFFTLDLNAVTFAGGLSDPVAATLFCMPGNARHTFVGGRAIVRDGRVVTVDLPAVVAEHNRHAARMAASGG; encoded by the coding sequence GTGACGACGTTGCTGGCGAAGAACGCCACCGTTCTGGTGACCATGGACGACGAGCGTCGCGAACTGCGCGATGCGGGCCTGTTCGCACGCGACGGCATCATCGTCGCGGTCGGTCCGGCCGACACGCTGCCGGAGACGGCGGACGAGGTGATCGACCTCTCCGGTCAGATCGTGCTGCCCGGCCTCGTCAACTGCCACCATCACCTCGACCAGGTGCTGACGCGCAATCTTCCGGCCGCTCAGGACACGAACCTGTTCCCCTGGCTGAAGGCGCATTACCGCATCTGGGCCTCCCGAACGCCTGAAGCGTCGCGGACGGCCACGATCGTCGGTGCGGCGGAACTGGCGCTTTCCGGCTGCACCACGCTGTTCGACCACGCCTATGTGTTCCAGAATGGCTGCCGGGTGGACGACCAGATCGCGGCGGCGCGGGAGATCGGCATCCGCTTCGTGGTATCGCGCGGCTCGATGTCGCTCGGGGAATCGAGGGGCGGGCTGCCACCGGATTCGTGCGTGGAGGACGAGGACGCGATCCTCGCCGATTGCGAGCGGGTGGTGGCGCGCTATCACGAGACCGGACCGGGCGCGATGACGCAGATCGTGCTGGCGCCGTGCTCGCCGTTCTCGGTGACACCTGAACTGATGCGGGAATCGGCCGGTATGGCGCGCCGCCTCGGCGTTCGGCTGCACACCCATTTGTGCGAGACCATCGACGAGGAGCGTTTCACGCTGGAGCGCTTCGGCATGCGCCCGGTGGACTATCTGGAGACGCTCGACTGGGCCGGCGGCGACGTCTGGTATGCCCATGCCATCCACGTCAACGACGACGAGATCCGGCGCTTCGCCCATCGCGGCACAGGAGTATGTCACTGCCCGAGTTCGAACATGCGGCTCGCCTCGGGCATCGCGCCGGTGCGCCAATATCTCGATGCCGGAGTGAAGGTCGGCCTCGGGGTGGACGGCTCGGCCAGTAACGACGCCAACCACATGCTCAATGAGGCTCGCATGGCGATGTTGCTCGCGCGCCTGAGGTTGGGGCTGCCGCCACCGGCCGGGCCCGACAATCCGCTGCCGACCTCGCACCCCGACCGGGCGCACGAGTGGATGAAGGCGCGCGAGATCCTGGAGGTCGCGACCCGTGGCGGCGCGGCGGTGCTCGGCCGCGACGACATCGGCGCACTGCAGCCGGGCAAGTGCGCCGATTTCTTTACGCTCGACCTTAATGCGGTGACGTTCGCCGGCGGGCTGTCCGATCCGGTCGCGGCGACGCTGTTCTGCATGCCGGGCAATGCCCGGCACACCTTCGTCGGCGGCCGGGCCATCGTGCGCGACGGCAGGGTGGTGACGGTGGACCTGCCGGCGGTCGTCGCCGAGCACAACCGGCACGCCGCACGGATGGCGGCGTCCGGAGGCTGA
- a CDS encoding RHE_PE00001 family protein: protein MPYVIVDPVPWRSLIGAFERAEATLARLDERLAGSPVADGWRARADYSEAGASLRLEGALVPLEDLVLNDAAMDIRAPTAELARAATVLATRRLMTGAPADEPFTPVGLARLKGVADPRRDGDRLEPATPTRQRTAEPDAMASLFADLDAVLARTSRHLAGEEPVADSRPVAPTHDRRTRQAEPDDDDGEAALAEWCDVVAATGGQPAMLAAAVAVDAWTVLQPIPSRPWLGPLLGAALLRRRGKTLNHLACLNAGLLEGRRGPTPAGATGRLVRILDGIAAGARIGLEDHDRLLLVHRRLAARLAGRRKNSRMPDLVDFLLAKPIITVAMAAAALDISPQAIQVLLADLDPVVRDITGRRRYRAFTALPG, encoded by the coding sequence ATGCCTTACGTCATCGTCGACCCGGTTCCGTGGCGATCCCTGATCGGCGCCTTCGAGCGCGCCGAAGCGACGCTGGCGCGCCTCGACGAGCGGCTCGCCGGCAGCCCGGTGGCGGACGGTTGGCGCGCCCGCGCGGACTATAGCGAAGCCGGCGCGTCGCTGCGGCTGGAAGGGGCGCTGGTGCCGCTCGAGGACCTCGTGCTCAACGACGCGGCGATGGACATCAGAGCCCCGACAGCGGAACTGGCGCGAGCCGCTACCGTGCTCGCCACCCGTCGCCTGATGACCGGGGCGCCGGCGGACGAGCCCTTCACGCCGGTCGGGCTCGCCCGGCTGAAGGGCGTCGCCGATCCGCGCCGTGACGGCGACCGGCTGGAACCGGCAACGCCGACGCGCCAGCGAACGGCGGAGCCGGATGCCATGGCGTCGCTGTTCGCCGATCTCGATGCCGTTCTCGCCCGGACCAGCCGCCATCTCGCAGGGGAGGAGCCGGTGGCGGACAGCCGGCCGGTCGCGCCCACGCATGACCGTCGTACCCGGCAGGCCGAGCCGGACGACGACGATGGCGAGGCGGCGCTCGCGGAGTGGTGCGACGTCGTGGCTGCGACCGGCGGCCAGCCGGCGATGCTGGCTGCGGCCGTCGCCGTCGATGCCTGGACCGTCCTGCAGCCGATCCCGAGCCGGCCATGGCTAGGGCCGCTGCTGGGCGCCGCATTGCTGCGCCGGCGCGGCAAGACGCTCAACCACCTCGCCTGCCTGAATGCCGGCCTGCTCGAAGGCCGGCGCGGACCGACCCCGGCTGGTGCTACCGGCAGGCTCGTGCGCATCCTCGACGGCATTGCCGCAGGCGCGCGTATCGGCCTCGAAGACCACGACCGTCTGCTCCTGGTGCACCGCCGGCTTGCCGCCCGGCTCGCCGGGCGACGCAAGAACTCCCGGATGCCGGATCTGGTCGATTTTCTGCTCGCGAAGCCCATCATCACGGTCGCCATGGCGGCGGCGGCGCTCGATATCAGCCCGCAGGCGATCCAGGTGCTGCTGGCCGACCTCGATCCCGTGGTGCGCGACATCACCGGCCGCCGGCGCTACCGTGCGTTCACGGCGCTACCGGGCTGA
- a CDS encoding TerC family protein: MDYLASLAADPAAWAALATLIAMEVVLGIDNLLFISILTNKLPEERRSSARRIGIGLALVLRLGLLGTVAFIVQLTTPIFEAFGHGFSWRDIILVAGGLFLVWKATKEIHHSVDPDSGDMLTSGKATLSFSAAIVQILMLDLVFSIDSIITAVGMTDHIPIMVVAVLVAVAVMLLAADPLAGFIHKNPTIVMLALGFLLLIGTTLIADGFGFHVPKGYIYAAMAFSAAVEALNMLARRRKKSPPPAA, translated from the coding sequence TTGGACTATCTTGCCAGCCTTGCCGCCGATCCGGCCGCCTGGGCCGCCCTCGCCACGCTGATCGCCATGGAAGTGGTGCTCGGTATCGACAATCTGCTCTTCATCTCCATCCTGACGAACAAGCTGCCTGAGGAGCGACGCAGTTCGGCACGCCGCATCGGCATCGGCCTGGCTCTGGTTCTCCGCCTCGGGCTGCTCGGGACGGTTGCGTTCATCGTGCAGCTCACGACGCCGATCTTCGAGGCGTTCGGCCACGGCTTCTCCTGGCGGGACATCATCCTTGTGGCGGGCGGTCTCTTTCTGGTGTGGAAGGCGACCAAGGAAATTCACCACAGTGTCGATCCCGATTCCGGGGACATGCTCACGAGCGGCAAGGCGACGCTGAGTTTCTCCGCGGCGATCGTGCAGATCCTGATGCTCGATCTGGTGTTCTCCATCGACAGCATCATCACCGCGGTCGGCATGACCGATCACATCCCGATCATGGTCGTCGCCGTCCTCGTCGCGGTTGCCGTGATGCTGCTGGCTGCCGATCCGCTGGCCGGCTTCATTCACAAGAACCCGACCATCGTCATGCTGGCGCTCGGCTTCCTGCTGCTGATCGGGACAACGCTCATCGCCGACGGCTTCGGCTTCCATGTGCCGAAGGGCTACATCTACGCCGCGATGGCGTTCTCCGCCGCCGTCGAGGCGCTGAACATGCTCGCCCGCCGGCGGAAGAAAAGTCCGCCGCCGGCCGCGTAA
- the pap gene encoding polyphosphate:AMP phosphotransferase, with the protein MFDSATKLAHNLTKDAFKELEPQLREDLLNAQFDLVDQRKKAVLVLLNGPDGAGKGQVLNRFYQWLDAHYLETISYDNPDRFHHHHPQAWRYWRDLPAKGRIGVMLGNWYHIILREMLEGDVSPATLTHTLDRVNRMEAMLSAENVVIVKLWLHLGRDEAMERLKRGNGHRDIDDLTIREWPQIETGKDHDRLLMESVRVAEITSTAYAPWIVVPAGDSRYRDAAAGKALLDALLRASTPQAAAPAPTAASTPSAPCGPMQSNDTQAGANGTDAAPSTRFKLPVASLVGSLDLSKRLDEDEYKARLEKAQLGIAERMASKAMRKRGLICVFEGNDAAGKGGAIMRLRQALDPRRVRVHPIAAPSDEELAHPYLWRFWRRIPAVGHSAVFDRSWYGRVLVERVEGYCTEEDWMRAYGEINDFERDLDANGFLVMKFWLAISQDEQYRRFKEREAVPFKRFKLTPDDWRNREKWPLYEAAANDMVDRTSTTFAPWTLVEAQDKLYSRVKILETIVGRLKDAVAG; encoded by the coding sequence ATGTTCGATTCAGCCACGAAGCTCGCCCACAACCTGACCAAAGATGCGTTCAAGGAACTGGAGCCGCAGCTGCGCGAGGACCTGCTGAACGCCCAGTTCGACCTGGTAGACCAGCGCAAGAAGGCGGTGCTGGTGCTTCTGAACGGACCGGACGGGGCCGGCAAGGGGCAGGTGCTGAACCGCTTCTACCAGTGGCTCGACGCCCACTATCTCGAGACGATTTCCTACGACAATCCGGACCGCTTCCATCATCACCACCCGCAGGCGTGGCGTTACTGGCGCGATCTCCCGGCCAAAGGCCGGATCGGCGTGATGCTGGGCAACTGGTATCACATCATCCTGCGCGAGATGCTGGAGGGTGACGTCTCCCCGGCGACGCTGACCCATACGCTGGACCGTGTGAACCGTATGGAGGCGATGCTCTCGGCCGAGAACGTCGTCATCGTGAAGCTGTGGCTGCACCTCGGCCGCGACGAGGCGATGGAGCGTCTGAAGCGGGGCAACGGCCACCGCGACATCGACGACCTGACCATCCGCGAATGGCCGCAGATCGAGACTGGCAAGGACCACGACAGGCTCCTGATGGAAAGCGTGCGCGTCGCCGAGATCACGTCGACGGCCTACGCGCCGTGGATCGTCGTGCCGGCGGGCGACAGCCGCTATCGCGACGCCGCCGCCGGCAAGGCGCTGCTCGACGCGCTGCTGCGCGCCTCCACCCCCCAGGCGGCGGCCCCGGCCCCGACCGCCGCTTCCACGCCGTCCGCGCCTTGCGGCCCGATGCAGTCGAACGACACGCAGGCGGGCGCGAACGGCACCGACGCCGCGCCCTCGACCCGCTTCAAGCTGCCCGTCGCCTCGCTGGTCGGCTCGCTCGATCTCTCCAAGCGCCTCGATGAGGACGAGTACAAGGCCCGCCTCGAAAAGGCGCAGCTCGGCATCGCCGAGCGGATGGCCTCCAAGGCGATGCGCAAGCGGGGGCTGATCTGCGTGTTCGAGGGCAACGACGCGGCCGGCAAGGGCGGCGCGATCATGAGGCTGCGGCAGGCGCTCGATCCACGCCGGGTGCGCGTGCATCCGATCGCCGCGCCGAGCGACGAGGAACTCGCGCATCCCTATCTCTGGCGATTCTGGCGCCGGATCCCCGCCGTCGGCCATTCCGCCGTGTTCGATCGCAGCTGGTACGGCCGCGTGCTGGTGGAGCGCGTCGAAGGCTACTGCACCGAGGAAGACTGGATGCGGGCCTACGGCGAGATCAATGATTTCGAACGCGATCTCGACGCCAACGGTTTCCTCGTCATGAAGTTCTGGCTGGCGATCAGCCAGGACGAGCAGTACCGGCGCTTCAAGGAACGCGAGGCGGTTCCCTTCAAGCGCTTCAAGCTGACGCCCGACGACTGGCGCAACCGCGAGAAGTGGCCGCTTTACGAAGCCGCGGCCAACGACATGGTCGACCGGACGAGCACGACGTTCGCGCCCTGGACGCTGGTGGAGGCGCAGGACAAGCTCTATTCCCGCGTCAAGATTCTGGAGACCATCGTGGGCCGGCTGAAGGACGCGGTCGCCGGCTGA
- a CDS encoding bile acid:sodium symporter family protein yields MPLAGASVLRKHRFGIGALVRFLKREWYTIAIVGMVVLASLLPIRGEAARGFDTATTLAIALLFFLHGARLSRAVVIAGLTHWRLHIVILATTFVLFPVLGSAVFLMPGILPQALITGIMFLCVLPSTVQSSIAFVSIAKGNVPAAICAASASNILGMFITPLMSGVIFHSLGHGSGFSTDALVSILLQLLAPFIAGQIVQPWLGSWFGRHKILTQIVDRGSILMVVYAAFSEAVIGGIWHQISIGSLAIVLVLDAVLLAIVLVMTYFGSGWLGFNREDRITITFCGSKKSLASGAPMANVIFSGQDVGAIVLPLMFFHQIQLMTCAVLARRFAAAVDADEAALKGAAE; encoded by the coding sequence ATGCCTCTCGCGGGCGCTTCGGTCCTCCGCAAGCATCGGTTCGGGATTGGCGCCTTGGTTCGGTTCCTCAAGCGAGAGTGGTATACGATTGCGATCGTCGGCATGGTCGTGCTGGCATCGCTGCTGCCGATCCGGGGAGAGGCGGCGCGCGGGTTCGATACCGCAACGACCCTCGCCATCGCGCTTCTGTTCTTTCTGCACGGCGCGCGTCTGTCGCGGGCGGTGGTTATCGCCGGCCTGACCCACTGGCGGCTTCACATCGTCATTCTCGCGACGACGTTCGTGCTGTTCCCGGTGCTGGGCTCGGCCGTGTTCCTGATGCCGGGAATCCTGCCTCAGGCGCTGATCACGGGCATCATGTTCCTGTGCGTGCTGCCGTCGACGGTGCAGTCCTCGATCGCATTCGTTTCGATCGCCAAGGGCAACGTGCCGGCGGCGATCTGCGCAGCCTCAGCGTCGAACATTCTCGGCATGTTCATTACGCCGCTGATGAGCGGGGTGATCTTTCACAGCCTCGGTCACGGCAGCGGGTTCTCGACCGATGCGCTGGTGTCCATCCTGCTCCAGCTGCTGGCGCCGTTCATCGCCGGCCAGATCGTGCAGCCCTGGCTCGGAAGCTGGTTCGGCCGCCACAAGATCCTGACCCAGATCGTCGACCGCGGGTCGATCCTGATGGTGGTCTACGCTGCGTTCAGCGAGGCGGTCATCGGCGGCATCTGGCACCAGATCTCCATCGGCTCGCTCGCCATCGTGCTCGTGCTCGACGCCGTTCTGCTGGCGATCGTGCTGGTGATGACCTATTTCGGCAGCGGCTGGCTCGGCTTCAACCGCGAGGACCGCATCACGATCACGTTCTGCGGCTCGAAGAAGAGCCTCGCGTCCGGCGCGCCGATGGCGAACGTCATCTTCAGCGGGCAGGATGTGGGCGCGATCGTGCTGCCGCTGATGTTCTTCCACCAGATCCAGCTGATGACCTGCGCCGTGCTGGCCCGGCGTTTCGCGGCGGCGGTCGATGCCGACGAGGCCGCGCTGAAAGGCGCGGCGGAATAG
- the minE gene encoding cell division topological specificity factor MinE codes for MKRFNFFRAKRVPPASAARDRLQLLLQHERGVGGDPNLILVLREEILKAIAKHVDVASDKVRVAMRREDLMSTLEVEVDLPGAVGAKQAA; via the coding sequence ATGAAGCGGTTCAATTTCTTCCGGGCGAAGCGCGTTCCTCCGGCCTCGGCGGCGCGCGACCGGCTCCAGCTCCTGCTTCAGCACGAGCGCGGCGTCGGCGGCGATCCGAACCTGATCCTCGTGCTGCGCGAGGAGATCCTGAAGGCCATCGCCAAGCATGTCGACGTCGCCTCCGACAAGGTGCGGGTTGCGATGCGCCGCGAGGACCTGATGTCGACCCTCGAAGTCGAAGTCGATCTGCCCGGCGCAGTGGGTGCCAAGCAGGCGGCCTGA
- the minD gene encoding septum site-determining protein MinD — translation MAKVLVVTSGKGGVGKTTSTAALGAALADGGKKKVAVVDFDVGLRNLDLIMGAERRVVYDLINVVQGDAKLNQALIRDKRIESLFLLPASQTRDKDALTEEGVARVIEDLKKEFDWVVCDSPAGIERGATLAMRFADVAVVVTNPEVSSVRDSDRIIGMLDSKTKKAEDGGRIDKHLLITRYDRNRAERGEMLKIEDVLEILSVPLVGVVPESEEVLRASNLGSPVTVLSPLSAAGRAYTDAAKRLTGEDVPMVVTNERRGFMTRLFGRRAA, via the coding sequence ATGGCCAAAGTTCTGGTCGTGACGTCGGGCAAGGGCGGAGTCGGCAAGACGACGTCGACTGCCGCTCTCGGAGCAGCCCTTGCCGATGGCGGCAAGAAGAAGGTGGCCGTCGTCGATTTCGACGTCGGTCTTCGCAACCTGGACCTGATCATGGGCGCTGAGCGCCGGGTGGTCTATGACCTGATCAACGTCGTCCAGGGTGATGCCAAGCTCAACCAGGCGCTGATCCGCGACAAGCGCATCGAGAGCCTGTTCCTGCTGCCCGCCTCCCAGACCCGCGACAAGGACGCCCTGACCGAGGAAGGCGTCGCCCGCGTCATCGAGGACCTGAAGAAGGAATTCGACTGGGTCGTGTGCGACAGCCCGGCCGGAATCGAGCGCGGCGCCACCCTCGCCATGCGCTTCGCGGACGTCGCGGTGGTCGTGACCAACCCGGAAGTGTCGTCGGTACGCGATTCCGACCGCATCATCGGCATGCTCGATTCCAAGACCAAGAAGGCCGAGGACGGCGGGCGCATCGACAAGCACCTGCTGATCACCCGCTACGATCGTAACCGCGCCGAGCGCGGGGAGATGCTGAAGATCGAGGACGTGCTCGAAATCCTGTCCGTGCCGCTGGTCGGCGTGGTGCCGGAGAGCGAGGAAGTCCTGCGTGCGTCCAATCTGGGTTCGCCGGTGACGGTCCTGAGCCCGCTCAGCGCCGCCGGCCGGGCCTATACCGACGCCGCCAAGCGCCTGACGGGCGAGGACGTGCCGATGGTGGTGACCAACGAGCGCCGCGGCTTCATGACCCGGCTGTTCGGACGGAGGGCGGCATGA
- the minC gene encoding septum site-determining protein MinC produces MAMLSVPGLCFPQSGMERLTTVNPQLTISALTGSTRRDTIVTIAIRQPRLPIRFRGRSYLALVLTPEEPTEAWFAGLDAWSAQSPGFFRTRPVVLDVSAVAKGRSDVEALVAGFAERGVRLVGIEGAKPSWVTPEMPPLFTGGKVVDPDKLTDCADEKAVAEAPPEPAPIPQPVRDMPRIEPASRQEAASLLIEEPVRSGASVFFPQGDVTVLGSVASGAEVVAGGSIHVYGTLRGRAIAGCGGNPKARIFCRKMEAELLAIDGLYKTTEDLARDLRGKPVQAWLEGDAMKVAALG; encoded by the coding sequence ATGGCGATGTTGTCCGTGCCCGGGCTGTGCTTTCCACAGAGCGGCATGGAAAGGTTAACCACCGTTAACCCGCAATTAACCATATCGGCGCTGACTGGAAGCACACGGAGAGACACGATCGTGACCATCGCCATCAGACAGCCTCGCCTTCCGATCCGGTTTCGTGGCCGTTCCTATCTGGCCCTGGTGCTGACGCCGGAAGAGCCGACCGAGGCATGGTTCGCCGGCCTCGATGCGTGGTCGGCGCAGTCGCCGGGCTTCTTCCGAACCCGTCCGGTGGTGCTGGACGTGTCGGCGGTCGCCAAGGGGCGGTCGGATGTGGAGGCGCTCGTCGCGGGTTTTGCGGAACGTGGCGTGCGGCTCGTGGGCATCGAGGGCGCGAAGCCCTCGTGGGTGACGCCGGAGATGCCGCCGCTGTTCACGGGCGGCAAGGTGGTCGACCCGGACAAGTTGACGGACTGTGCGGACGAGAAGGCCGTTGCCGAGGCGCCTCCGGAGCCGGCGCCGATTCCGCAGCCGGTGCGCGACATGCCGCGAATCGAGCCCGCCTCGCGGCAGGAAGCGGCGTCGCTGTTGATCGAAGAGCCGGTGCGCTCGGGCGCGTCGGTGTTCTTCCCGCAGGGCGACGTGACCGTGCTCGGCTCCGTCGCCTCGGGCGCGGAGGTGGTCGCGGGCGGTTCGATCCACGTCTACGGCACGCTGCGCGGCCGGGCCATCGCCGGCTGCGGCGGCAACCCGAAGGCGCGCATCTTCTGCCGGAAGATGGAGGCGGAACTGCTGGCGATCGACGGTCTCTACAAGACGACGGAAGATTTGGCGCGCGATCTGAGGGGCAAGCCGGTGCAGGCTTGGCTCGAAGGCGATGCGATGAAGGTGGCAGCGCTCGGCTGA
- the zigA gene encoding zinc metallochaperone GTPase ZigA, whose product MSPLPAHDGRLPVTVLSGFLGAGKTTLLNHVLHNREGRRVAVIVNDMSEVNIDADLVREGGSNLSRTDEKLVEMTNGCICCTLRDDLLQEVRRLSREGRFDYLLIEGTGIAEPLPVASTFSFRDENGDSLSDVARLDTMVTVVDAASLVRDYGSRDFLRDRGETAGEEDARTIVDLMVEQIEFADVVVINKISDVARGERELVRKIVSSLNADARIVETDFGRAPLSDILDTGLFDEEKAQEHPLWFKELYGFKDHVPETAEYGIESFVYRARRPFDPVRLNAFIARTWPGLIRAKGHFWLATRPNWVGEFSLAGATARVTPLGRWWVAVPVERWPDHPEWRRAVAGNWDEVWGDRRQELVFIGTGMDEGAIRAALDDCLAGPERVERFDPLAYRHLRDPFPAWDAVSA is encoded by the coding sequence ATGTCGCCCCTTCCGGCGCATGACGGGCGTCTGCCCGTGACGGTCCTGTCCGGCTTTCTCGGCGCGGGCAAGACCACCCTGCTGAACCACGTCCTCCATAACCGCGAAGGCCGCCGCGTCGCCGTCATCGTCAACGACATGAGCGAGGTCAACATCGACGCGGATCTGGTGCGCGAGGGCGGTTCGAACCTCTCGCGCACCGACGAGAAGCTGGTGGAGATGACCAACGGCTGCATCTGCTGCACGCTGCGGGACGACCTGCTGCAGGAAGTCCGCCGGCTCAGCCGCGAGGGACGGTTCGATTACCTCCTGATCGAGGGCACCGGCATCGCCGAGCCCCTGCCCGTCGCGAGCACCTTCTCCTTCCGCGACGAGAACGGCGACAGCCTGTCCGACGTCGCCCGTCTCGACACCATGGTGACGGTGGTCGACGCCGCAAGCCTCGTGCGGGACTACGGTTCGCGCGATTTCCTGCGCGACCGCGGCGAGACCGCCGGCGAGGAGGACGCCCGCACCATCGTCGACCTGATGGTCGAGCAGATCGAATTCGCCGATGTCGTGGTCATCAACAAGATCTCAGATGTGGCACGGGGTGAGCGTGAACTCGTCCGCAAGATTGTCAGCTCGCTCAATGCCGATGCGCGGATCGTCGAGACCGATTTCGGCCGCGCTCCGCTCTCCGACATCCTCGATACCGGCCTGTTCGACGAGGAGAAGGCTCAAGAGCATCCGCTGTGGTTCAAGGAACTCTACGGCTTCAAGGATCATGTTCCCGAGACGGCGGAGTACGGCATCGAGAGCTTCGTCTACCGGGCGCGACGGCCGTTCGATCCCGTCCGGCTCAACGCCTTCATCGCCCGCACGTGGCCGGGTCTGATCCGCGCCAAGGGCCACTTCTGGCTGGCGACGCGGCCGAACTGGGTGGGTGAATTTTCGCTCGCCGGCGCGACCGCGCGGGTGACCCCGCTCGGCCGGTGGTGGGTCGCGGTGCCGGTGGAACGCTGGCCGGACCATCCGGAATGGCGCCGCGCCGTCGCCGGGAACTGGGACGAGGTCTGGGGCGACCGGCGGCAGGAACTCGTGTTCATCGGGACCGGCATGGATGAGGGCGCCATCCGCGCGGCGCTCGACGACTGCCTCGCCGGGCCGGAACGGGTCGAGCGCTTCGATCCGCTCGCCTACCGGCATCTGCGCGACCCGTTCCCGGCCTGGGACGCCGTGTCGGCGTGA
- the pcaD gene encoding 3-oxoadipate enol-lactonase — protein sequence MDVEYLTVDDGCRLAYRFDGPADAPVVVLSNSLGTAMEMWAAQVPALTQRHRVLRYDTRGHGRSGVPAGAYSMDRLGRDVVGLIDGLGLEQVSFCGLSMGGMVGQWLGVRAPERLARLALCNTAAYMGPPSNWSARIDTVLASGMPAMVDAVIERWFTRPFRDTAPDAIAPVRAMLLATDPIGYAGACAAIRDMDQRPTAPLIKAPTLVIGGDHDPATPPATAVWLTEAIPGARLTMLEAAHLSNIEQAERFTATLVDFLG from the coding sequence ATGGATGTCGAATACCTGACCGTCGACGACGGTTGCCGGCTGGCCTATCGCTTCGACGGGCCCGCCGACGCGCCGGTGGTGGTGCTGTCGAATTCGCTCGGCACCGCAATGGAAATGTGGGCGGCGCAGGTGCCTGCCTTGACGCAGCGCCATCGCGTGCTGCGCTACGACACGCGCGGCCATGGACGCTCGGGCGTTCCGGCCGGCGCCTATTCCATGGACCGGCTCGGCCGCGACGTGGTCGGGCTCATCGACGGGCTCGGGCTGGAACAGGTGTCGTTCTGCGGGCTTTCCATGGGCGGCATGGTCGGCCAGTGGCTGGGCGTGCGGGCGCCGGAGCGGCTGGCGCGGCTCGCGCTCTGCAACACCGCCGCCTATATGGGGCCGCCGTCGAACTGGTCCGCCCGGATCGATACCGTGCTCGCCAGCGGCATGCCGGCGATGGTGGACGCGGTGATCGAGCGATGGTTCACGCGGCCTTTCCGGGACACTGCGCCCGACGCCATCGCCCCCGTCCGCGCCATGCTGCTCGCGACCGATCCCATCGGCTATGCCGGCGCCTGCGCGGCCATCCGCGACATGGATCAACGCCCCACCGCCCCGCTGATCAAGGCGCCGACGCTCGTGATCGGCGGCGACCACGATCCGGCAACGCCGCCGGCGACGGCGGTCTGGCTCACCGAAGCCATTCCCGGGGCCCGGCTGACGATGCTCGAAGCCGCGCATCTCTCCAACATCGAACAGGCGGAGCGCTTCACCGCGACGCTGGTCGACTTCCTCGGCTGA